One region of Terriglobales bacterium genomic DNA includes:
- a CDS encoding GNAT family N-acetyltransferase, with the protein MDYRIIPYEDRFGEEVAELVLYIQTVEFSLPVTLEQEPDLTRLREVYRQGRGDFWVAVAGEEVIGTIGVQDIGERQGALRRMFVKERWRGPKFHVAQNLLETLESECRGRGFRELFLGTIEATQAAQRFYLRNGYTRIEPEALPAKFPRFALDTKFFRKTL; encoded by the coding sequence ATGGACTACCGCATCATTCCGTACGAAGACAGGTTCGGTGAGGAAGTCGCCGAGCTGGTGCTTTATATCCAGACGGTGGAGTTCTCGCTGCCAGTAACGCTTGAGCAGGAGCCTGACTTGACGCGGTTGCGGGAGGTGTATCGGCAGGGGCGTGGTGATTTCTGGGTGGCGGTAGCGGGAGAAGAGGTGATCGGGACTATCGGGGTGCAGGACATCGGGGAGAGGCAGGGAGCGCTGCGTCGGATGTTCGTGAAAGAGCGTTGGCGCGGGCCTAAGTTTCACGTTGCGCAGAATTTGCTGGAGACCCTGGAATCGGAGTGCCGGGGGCGGGGCTTCCGGGAATTGTTTTTGGGGACGATTGAGGCGACGCAGGCGGCGCAACGATTTTACCTGCGTAATGGATACACGAGGATCGAGCCGGAGGCTCTGCCGGCGAAGTTTCCGAGGTTTGCGCTGGATACGAAGTTCTTCAGGAAAACGCTGTAG